The sequence below is a genomic window from Oreochromis aureus strain Israel breed Guangdong linkage group 12, ZZ_aureus, whole genome shotgun sequence.
aatgtcaggagtagttagttattacaagaagtgtttgtgaactaaaaatcaagaatgtgggatactgtttgtccgtgatttggagagcacagcgctgctcccgacgcagggaaactaattttgcaggggagacctaccttggcacttgtgcaggtgaagccaaagggaagatatgcttcaccatattttcctgtctttggcttggaaggaagttggtttggaaacatatttggcgatgcttcatctcctactttgcgtttgtgtgggagcccccttcaaaaacctgtccacagtgtccaagcgctcttctttttttttttttcctttcataccGCGctccccctgcaatggctctgacacactttgggaacctctgagttAAGTAAACATTAGCGCCTCTTGGTGGCCAAAAGAAGAACATGCCTCAGTTGAAAAAAATGGTGCTCTCAGCTTGCAGCTGTATTGCAGCTGCGAGATTGAGTGCAAGTGAAAAAGTAAACACTACTGCCCCCTCgtggaaaatgaaacaaatataaGAGAAATGGGATGTTTTTCTTTAGAGATTTGACATTTCAAGGTAAGATTCTACTATCCTGCATGAGTAAGATTGGTAAGTGAGCATATGACATCAAAGGCCAACACTATACTATAATTATCCATAACCTAAGTGTCTTAAATTCACTAGATAATTACTTTAGATAATTACTTAATTATTTACTACCTGTACACACATCTACACATGGTGTGGTCAGCTTGCAGTTGTTGATTAAATTAACTTATTGCCTATTTGTCGGTCACAGCAGGCATTTAAGACAAAGACGCAACTAGTCGTAATAAGGATGTGGTGAATTTATTTAGTGGAGCTTCACCTGCCACAACAAGTCGGAAAAAATCAAATGGCTCTCAGGTACACAGAGTGGCCACTCTTTGGAGTTTTGAATTCTCTCTGTATGATTTGTGCCTCCAAACCTCTAGGGGAAGCACTGGGGCTCTTTTTCTGAACATCTGTACCTTTAAGGAGAAGCACGAGCAAGAAAATATAATGGTTTTGACCATTAtgtgaaaatacagaaaaacagctCATCGGTGAGACTTCTATTATTAGTATACTTCTATTATTAGTATAATATTATCATTCTGATAATATTATACTAATAAGTCTGCAGTTACTTCATTCAGGATGTAACAGAAATCTGGGGATTTATTACCTTATACTGGATATTTATTAGTTCATGAATGACCAGCATCGATGAAATGTTTTTGGATTCTTAGTTGATCATTTTTAGCATTATTTTCCATCAACAGTTTGCAGAAAACGAGGAAGCAAAGGACGACTGGCCATCCTACCTATCAGGAAAAATATCTTAATCACAAACTCTACTGCTGTGGTTTCAGTAAAACTATTTTATGTCTTCTACTAATATACTTTAGCAATTTTCACCTCTCCTGGTTGTCTCCTGGGTAGAGTACAAGGCAAAAGAAACACCTTAAGGTATTCACGTGAGATAGATACACAGTCAGAAATAGGGGTACGGAAGGGGTACATTACTGTGCCCCAAGGTACAAAAATGACATTAAGACAGTCTAAGGACAAATATTGGACCTCGGGGTAACTATCTGTACCTTTTTTAGCGTCTGAAAGGTACATACATGTTCCTTAATTGTGAAAAGTACTTATTTGTACCCATTCTTTCAAAAGATAAAGTACAGGTTGATTAAGCTCTTTTTGattagaggtttttttttttaaattctttttgacAGTAATTTATTTGCAACTGCATTGATTTAAgcatatattttagtgtttttattttaatttttattattttcattgctgttgttgtttttgtattccCTGAACCCCCCTTATTTTTAAGCTGCTTTAAGAACAATGaatttatttgaaagaaaaaaagtaaaaatgcatttaaacattttttttaagagtgatttttttaaaagtataactaTTTGGATGAATTGCAAAAAAGCACCCTTATTGAACTCTGAGTGCGAGTTGAGCCCATCCTCACAACATCAAACAAAAGTAGAAGAAGAAACTCAACGAATAGCTGGTGGATTCTAGAACTTTCTGTAAATGCAGCAGGTGccatttttgttttatcaaCGGACGGAGATGGATTACGAACTTGCAAGTCCTGGTGTGCTCTGTTCACTTTCAACCGAGGAACTCTTAACAAAAATACAAGAGTGGGGCTTAGATGTCACCGAAGCTGAAGCTCAGCGTTTCAGAGgtaagttttatttaaagaaaatgtagCGTAATTACTAATTATTGGTTTAGCCTAGCTTAACGTATATTAGCAATTTAGCTAGTTTCGGCACTCTCTTAGCTCAAATTATGTCTTTTTACAAACGTTTTTACAAACGTTTCATGTGTAAAGTTGAGGTCACAGttctgtaaaatgaaaaatgtgtacACATAGTATTTGTATAAGTTTGAACTTATATATGTGGTTCGCCACAGTCTATGGGTTCGGTAACCCCTGCGCAGCGGAACGGCGCGAAATTTGATTCCCTGGTAGCTGAATGCAGTTTACCGTTAGTGTATTAATGGTTTAATAAAATCACGTTTTACATCCATTCCATGGCCATCAACACACATGGGCGGCTGAATATAACGTTTAAAGGAAATATCTTGACGCCGCActtgtttaaaatataacaagGGTGTTGCAGCTGGGGTTTGATAGTCGCGTTTTAAGCAATGTGGGAACTTTTTCAGCATGTAATCTGAGCTTGTAATACAGTCCTGCGGGTGTTATCGCTATAAGTAATCGGTCTGAAAGAACAGACGGCAGAAACTGTCGGAAATCTGGAGAAAGGAGTCACCTTAGTAGTGAATAttaacaaattacagcattctagtcttttttttttccaaacttgAAAGGGCACAAAAGCATGCTCAGACTCTGCTCTCCTGTGTCCAGTAGTCCCAAACAAACatctaaatttaaaaatgaaaactttgcaTATCGAGAGGATTCACTCTAaaaatttggtttattttatttaatttactgatttttttaatgaatatttcTTTGAACTGAAAGAAGTTGTACAAAaggttttaatgtgtgtgatATACGGTTTTTACCCATGTAAAATGTGGTGATAAATATCCTTACATGGAATTTAGAGTTTGTACTACCATTTATCTTGCAGACAATGAGGTTGATGGTGACACAGTTGACTGCGGTCTTACTGAGACTATGGTTGCATACCTTTTCCAAGGATCCTTCAAAAGCAGGTTAAATTCAACCAATTTGTGTCAAGGATGAAGGAATCTTCAGTGACGCTGACTCTACAGACTGTCTCTCCAGAAGACTGGCAACCATCTACTTCACAACTTCAATAAGgtattttcttatttataaTGAAGTTAGTATGTCTGAAGCATACATGTTGGCCGTTATGCACTTTTAGGATTTAGTTAATATGATCATTGTTTCTACCATATGTATTGTTACTGTAGTGTTTTATACTTCAATTCATGCAATAAATCAAACACTTAACTGTTTTCACAGCAATGAAAATACTTTGAGACTGCCAGCCTCTTTTGAAATTCCAAGATTTCCCAAAATCTGCAACTGAAACTGGACAACAAAGAACCGTGCCATAAAAATCCAAGGGACAGACACACAATAATCAGAGTTCTATATGAAGCTGTGGCACAGTATACTATGTAAGTTAATCAGGGTAATGTTAGCTTGTTGCtttagaaaaagctgaatcTGTCATATTGAAAATAAACGCTACATTACTAAGAAACAATAACTGACACTTGATAAAGTTTGTTTGTCAGCAGTTGCTCTAACACTTATGTTTCTTCTGATATTACAGGTATCCCACAAATTCTGAATATGTGCAAGCTGTGAAGACGCTGGTAATGAAGTATCCTTTCCTCAAGGATCGTGAGGGAAATGGTTATGtaagttaaatttaaaatttgcaCAAGGTTCCTTCAAGATTAcaaagtaaaagtgaagctTTTTCGATCTTGTTTTGTTAGTAAGACAATCTGTACCCTCTCAGTAGGTTTGTATGAAGTATGTTTACTGATTCTTTGTTGGGTGTATTTTGTGTAGATTGTTTTACAGTAACTTATGTTTCTGTTCAACAAGCACACATGGCATATGTCTTTGAGACGTAAATTCAAATCAGAGCGGGCACCACTAGTCGACAGTGAGGCAGTGAGGCGTTGTAAGGAGAAGTTTGGTTCTACGAGGAGAGGGCAGCCTAATAAATGTCAACGAACAAGTCAGAGAAATGTTTGTCAGGTTGGTGTGAGGGACATCTTGAGCTATAAAATGTTCTTGCATCTGTTATTACATCTAAAACTAAGGATTAGGGATGCAACTGTACCCCTTTTTTCAAACCGAAACAATACCAATACTTGGATTAGAGCACTTGCTAATACAAAGTACCAGTGCTAATACTTCTACCTCACAAAAAATTATTAATTGGAAGGCGCTAAAAGAGGGTGaactagatttaaaaaaaaaaaaaaaaatttttaaatatgACTCCAAAACTAAAATTTCAAGTTAACAATTAAGAttttatgtgaaattatttcagagtttccatattttaaatattggttcatggtatcggttaactttaaCCGATACAAGTTCTTTGTGATGCACAGATCGTGTCAGCTCTAATTGTATATTTAGTCTTATGTTGGGTTTCTAATCTGTTTTGACTTTCTCTTCTCACTCTTGCTTTCTTTCAAGGGACCATGCGTCCAAGGAGAAGATTTATTATCCATAGACGCCCACTTAAAGGTCTTACAGTGCCAATATCAGAAGATGCAACCAGATACCATGGTGGTTCATAACCGTATGCAGCAAACGTTTGCTTGGCGGCAAAAAGAAATTGCAGATGGTATGCCTGTGGAGGATGTGTTGAAGAAGTACCCCTTCTTAGGGATGCCTACTGGTGTAAGTCAGAAAGCTGAATTGAACTTGGAAATAGCTGTCACATTTAACATGTTTATAGTAGTAAATTTTATTTGCCCTTGACCTTGCTTTCTTCATCTGtccctctttcctttttttgtatgttCATGTAACTTCTTACAGTATTGTTGTTAAAttctataaaaaaataattatgcaGCACCATACATAATCAATATCAACTTTagattatttcattttcatacactgttattttgtactgaaaatgaattttttACTTGTAGCTGTGCAACGAACTCGGGTGGATCCAACCAACAACGGGTAATGTAAGCCAGCGATTTCGTGAAGGGCTCTCATGTGTTGCAGCAAAGGTGATTGACCTTACACGAGGGAAAACCCCACTCTACCAGCTCTACCTTGATGCAAGAGAGGAGGCTCTCACTGATGACCTACCaggtatttgctttttttttttttaacttcaaggcttccattttatataatttttatagGTAACTGGAAATGCCAGATAAAATGCATGGGTGatattgtggggtttttttgttttgttttttttggcagaTCTTGACACAAGGGCTGCACTTTTATTCCTGCCATACGTCTTCAAGGAGAAACTGGATCTCTTTGTCATACTTGGAGAGGTGtgtgtattaaaatatttagtctatacaaaaggaaaacaaatgtaTCTTTTGTTAAGAGACTAAGATATTGCTTTCCTCTACCTTCTCTTTTTGACTTCAAAGGTTCATCCTAAAACCCCTATCCAACTGTTCAGCTACTTCATGAAGACTGGAAACCAGTGTTCTCCAGAAGCGCTCAAACATTGTGAAGTTGGATGGCAGTGAAGTGTGCAGAACCTCGTGTATTTTTGAAGGAATCATCTCTTCTTTCTGCTTGTATTTTGTCTTCAACCTTGCTTACCCAAAACATCTGAAGAACACCCTGATTTTTCTCCAAAAGTACATTGTGAAAATAGATGAGGGTGAGGACCGGCCTCTGCCAATCACAGTCACCAGACAAATAAATCTTCTGTATTGACCACCATGCCTCAGCCATATCAATGCTCCAAATGTGGCAGAAGAACCTTTAGTTTGATAAAGCTTATTCAGCACATAGGACTTATTCATTCCCATGATGCCAATTTTGATATAACTTGTGGACTCAGTGACTGCTGTTCTTCTGTTACACCAAAGTGTCATTATTTAATCCACTATGCAAGACTGATTGAAATGTTCGGCCCTCTACGTTTGTTATGGTGTATGAGATTTGAAAGTAAGCACCAGTATTTCAAAACGTTGTCCCGCAATTGTAGAAATTTTATGAACATTGCTACAACTTTGAGCAACAGACATCAGTTCAGACAGTGCTGGGAGTTTTCTAACAAAAGTTTACTTGgtgaatttgaaaatgtttttggaaaAAGTGTGACTACACCATTTTGTCATTACCACTGGAACTGCAACAAGCACTGACAGTCTATTGTGGCTTTTCTGAAGTTGATAGTGCTAAGACCTAAGAAAGCTTTCCAGCGTGTGTCAGAAGTAATTGTGAACAGTGTCAAATACTGTGTAAGAGATGTGTTTGTCATTGATGTACTGCATTCAGAGAAGATTCCTCTGTTCTGGCAAATTAAGTACATATTTAATATTGACACAATGTGGGTCTTTTGTGGAAAAATTCTCATTCCTCTGTTATATGACAACCATTTTCATTCATACAGTGTTAGAGTTGATAGTGAATGGACGTTGCTAAAACCTGGACAGGAAATTGATGTTGCAGCTTATGACACATACTCTGTTGATAACAGTCTGTATTTAAGAAGGTAATAAATGTGACAAGTATTTTTGACTTTGTATCTTCAATTTTTCAAATCTTGAGAGGAAAAATATAGGAAATCTGTGTGTAGATACTGAACCTTTAGAAAGACATTTTGTACTCCTTTTAAGGGTTCTTTTTGTACTTTATACTAAGGGTACAACTTTGTCCTTTAAAGTACAGGTTTGACATGTAAAAGGTACAAATTACAAGGGTACAAATCAGTACCCACAGTTTAGGGTACAGAACGGTACCTTAGAGGGTACCACCCCAGTGACAAGCCATTGTACCCCTATAGGTACATTTCTGTACTTTAATTTCTGAGTGTGTAGGGTATAAAAGTGCTACCAGTTGCTCTCACTGAGttagtgttattgtt
It includes:
- the LOC116326799 gene encoding sterile alpha motif domain-containing protein 3, with the translated sequence MYPTNSEYVQAVKTLVMKYPFLKDREGNGYHTWHMSLRRKFKSERAPLVDSEAVRRCKEKFGSTRRGQPNKCQRTSQRNVCQGPCVQGEDLLSIDAHLKVLQCQYQKMQPDTMVVHNRMQQTFAWRQKEIADGMPVEDVLKKYPFLGMPTGLCNELGWIQPTTGNVSQRFREGLSCVAAKVIDLTRGKTPLYQLYLDAREEALTDDLPDLDTRAALLFLPYVFKEKLDLFVILGEVHPKTPIQLFSYFMKTGNQCSPEALKHCEVGWQ